From Virgibacillus ihumii, the proteins below share one genomic window:
- a CDS encoding metal-sensitive transcriptional regulator produces the protein MDYDDQVKNRMKRIEGQVRGLLKAMDEGKDCRQVVNQMTAARNALDRTAALIVSRNLEECIREEKESGGNSEDHIKDAVNLLVKSR, from the coding sequence ATGGATTATGATGATCAAGTAAAAAACAGAATGAAACGTATAGAAGGTCAGGTCAGAGGATTATTGAAAGCAATGGATGAAGGAAAAGATTGCCGTCAAGTGGTAAATCAGATGACCGCGGCCAGAAATGCGCTTGATCGTACAGCAGCATTAATTGTCAGCAGAAATTTGGAGGAGTGCATCCGTGAAGAGAAGGAATCGGGTGGAAATTCAGAAGATCATATAAAGGATGCAGTAAATTTGCTTGTAAAAAGCAGGTAG
- a CDS encoding alanyl-tRNA editing protein, which yields MVTKKLYYQEPSIRSFSAQILHSKQDANGRFYVVLDKTAFYPTGGGQPHDTGTINDVRVYNVEEKNGEIRHYTDTFLEAEKCAGEIDWGRRFDHMQQHTGQHILSAAFENMYGYRTVSFHLGTETCSIDLEISGLYEEEASGVEEKANDVILENRPIQIRWVTEDELNEFPLRKDVSVSENIRLVIIPDFDYNGCGGTHPNATGQVGSIKLLHWERQKKNIRVHFVCGTRVLKQLQDKHRVIQGLTSLLNAPQQDLKASASHILEQQKNLEKTNEHLQAELLLYEAQRLIKKATVKDTYKLVNNTYKDTPVKKLQQMAANVAQNANKTLVLFINENETKIQVVCARSNDIDMNMKDFITQILPMINGKGGGSKTIAQGGGDKRVSPGTLMEELIRVSERQLVG from the coding sequence GTGGTCACAAAAAAATTATATTATCAGGAACCATCCATCCGGTCTTTTTCCGCGCAGATTCTTCACAGTAAACAGGATGCGAACGGGCGATTCTACGTTGTGCTGGATAAGACGGCATTTTACCCGACAGGCGGTGGACAGCCGCATGATACAGGCACAATTAATGATGTACGTGTATATAATGTCGAGGAAAAAAACGGTGAGATTCGCCATTATACCGATACGTTTTTGGAAGCGGAAAAATGTGCAGGGGAAATTGACTGGGGACGAAGATTCGATCATATGCAGCAGCATACCGGACAGCATATCCTGTCAGCAGCATTTGAAAACATGTATGGGTACAGGACAGTAAGTTTTCATCTAGGAACAGAAACCTGCTCGATTGATCTCGAAATTTCGGGTCTTTATGAAGAGGAAGCCAGCGGGGTAGAGGAGAAGGCAAACGATGTTATTTTAGAAAATCGCCCTATTCAGATACGTTGGGTGACAGAAGATGAGCTTAACGAGTTCCCCTTAAGAAAGGATGTATCTGTTTCAGAAAACATTCGTCTTGTCATAATTCCTGATTTTGACTACAACGGTTGTGGCGGAACCCATCCGAATGCAACAGGGCAAGTGGGCTCTATTAAACTTCTCCATTGGGAACGGCAAAAGAAAAATATCCGCGTTCATTTTGTCTGTGGAACAAGAGTACTGAAGCAACTACAGGATAAGCATCGTGTCATCCAGGGTTTGACCTCTCTGCTAAATGCCCCTCAGCAAGATTTGAAAGCCAGCGCCAGTCATATTTTGGAGCAACAGAAAAATCTTGAAAAAACAAATGAACATTTGCAAGCTGAACTGCTGCTTTATGAGGCGCAGAGACTGATCAAGAAGGCCACCGTAAAGGATACATATAAGCTGGTAAACAATACTTACAAGGACACGCCTGTGAAAAAGCTTCAGCAGATGGCAGCCAATGTGGCCCAAAACGCCAATAAAACGCTGGTTTTGTTTATCAATGAAAATGAAACCAAAATTCAGGTGGTTTGTGCGAGAAGTAACGATATTGATATGAATATGAAAGATTTCATCACCCAGATTTTACCTATGATAAATGGGAAAGGTGGCGGCAGTAAAACGATTGCGCAGGGGGGAGGAGACAAGAGGGTTTCTCCGGGAACGTTAATGGAAGAATTGATTCGTGTATCTGAAAGGCAGCTTGTCGGATAA
- a CDS encoding glycine betaine ABC transporter substrate-binding protein, translating into MKKFSFIVMLLVIVLTACGNNDDSSTNNENADKGEENLGTKQVQLATDTYVSNIASTYVVKQLLEEVGYRVTVTQTDVGIEFSGLADGSSDASVGLWLPTTHKSYWEEYKDSLDKMSIVTKNVELALTVPSYMEEINSIEDLANNKNNIGEKLDWTITGISPGAGMMKLTKGELMPAYGLDKNWELQSSSGPTMTAALKRAIDQEEPIVVTLWTPHWTFNEFDLKMLKDPKNSYGDPDNIYSVSRKGFKEDSPLAYKIINEFSITKKQVQGIMYDITSGMTNEEAAKKFLENNPDFKEKVLKKAKQ; encoded by the coding sequence ATGAAAAAGTTTAGTTTCATCGTTATGTTGTTGGTGATTGTATTGACAGCTTGCGGCAATAACGACGACAGCTCGACCAACAATGAAAATGCCGATAAAGGTGAGGAAAATCTTGGTACAAAACAAGTACAATTGGCAACGGATACGTATGTCTCCAATATTGCTTCAACATATGTAGTGAAACAACTGCTTGAAGAAGTTGGCTATCGCGTGACAGTTACCCAAACGGATGTCGGTATTGAATTTTCAGGTCTTGCCGACGGATCATCGGATGCTTCTGTAGGGTTATGGCTGCCAACCACACATAAAAGTTATTGGGAAGAATATAAGGATAGTCTTGATAAAATGAGTATTGTTACGAAAAATGTGGAACTTGCTCTGACGGTACCATCTTATATGGAAGAAATTAATTCGATAGAAGATTTAGCTAATAATAAAAACAATATTGGTGAAAAATTAGACTGGACAATTACCGGAATCAGTCCTGGCGCGGGTATGATGAAATTGACAAAAGGGGAATTGATGCCAGCCTATGGTTTAGATAAAAACTGGGAACTGCAATCCAGTTCAGGTCCTACAATGACAGCTGCGCTAAAGAGAGCTATTGACCAGGAGGAACCTATTGTTGTAACACTTTGGACACCGCACTGGACATTCAATGAATTTGATTTAAAGATGCTGAAGGATCCGAAAAATAGTTACGGTGATCCGGATAATATTTATTCCGTTTCACGAAAAGGATTTAAAGAAGATTCGCCACTGGCATACAAGATAATTAACGAATTTAGCATAACGAAAAAACAGGTTCAGGGTATTATGTACGATATTACCTCTGGAATGACAAATGAGGAAGCAGCGAAGAAGTTTCTTGAAAATAATCCGGACTTTAAAGAAAAAGTGTTGAAAAAAGCGAAGCAGTAA
- the brnQ gene encoding branched-chain amino acid transport system II carrier protein: protein MKGKLSFSSYAAVGVMLFALFFGAGNLIFPAQLGQNAGTNLWPAVLGFLITGVGLPLLGIIAMSFSGSRNLQELSSRIHPVYAVFFTSLLYLTIGPFFASPRTGTVAYEIGISPFVNKSSQQLGLFIFTLLFFAVVLWFSLKPAKLVDNVGKFLAPGLVVLLAVLLVTAIVNPMGSMEAPQQAYANAAFITGFLEGYNTMDALASLVFGIIVINAIRAMGVTSNADILKTTIKAGSIAILLLGMIYVGIAYLGATSTQVFGIFKTGGPVLSSAASYYFGTFGSILLAITIILACLTTAIGLTTANAEYFHTLFPQFSYKTLVVFFATATFIIANFGLANIIAYSVPVLMFLYPLAIVLMLLTFLSPLFNHARLVYRSTTAVTFLISIFDGLKAFCESLGIAYFSWMQPVIAFYEQTLPLYSQGLGWLLPAVVVIAVTGTISRMQKTAAVHAS from the coding sequence ATGAAGGGGAAATTGTCTTTTTCATCATACGCAGCAGTTGGCGTCATGCTGTTTGCACTATTTTTTGGGGCTGGAAATCTGATTTTTCCGGCACAACTTGGTCAAAATGCCGGTACCAATCTCTGGCCTGCGGTTCTGGGATTTTTAATTACCGGGGTGGGGCTGCCATTATTGGGGATTATAGCGATGAGTTTTTCTGGAAGCCGAAATTTGCAGGAACTGTCAAGCCGTATACACCCGGTTTATGCCGTGTTTTTTACGTCGCTTCTTTATTTGACAATTGGACCATTTTTCGCGTCTCCTCGTACAGGAACGGTTGCGTATGAGATTGGTATATCACCTTTTGTGAACAAGTCTTCGCAACAATTGGGATTGTTTATTTTTACATTACTGTTTTTTGCTGTTGTACTCTGGTTTTCATTAAAGCCTGCCAAACTTGTTGATAATGTCGGAAAGTTTTTGGCACCTGGGCTGGTTGTATTACTTGCGGTTCTTCTAGTTACGGCTATTGTAAATCCGATGGGATCGATGGAAGCACCTCAACAAGCTTATGCAAACGCAGCATTTATAACTGGTTTTCTTGAAGGCTATAATACAATGGATGCACTAGCATCGTTGGTATTTGGTATTATCGTCATTAATGCGATTCGGGCAATGGGCGTAACATCGAATGCTGACATTCTAAAGACAACGATAAAAGCAGGAAGTATTGCGATATTGCTGCTTGGAATGATTTACGTCGGGATCGCCTATTTGGGCGCAACGAGCACACAAGTTTTTGGAATCTTTAAAACTGGTGGTCCGGTTTTAAGTAGCGCCGCATCCTATTATTTTGGCACGTTCGGATCAATTTTGCTGGCAATTACCATTATATTGGCATGCTTGACAACTGCGATTGGACTGACAACAGCTAATGCGGAATATTTCCATACACTGTTTCCGCAGTTCAGCTATAAAACACTTGTTGTATTTTTTGCAACTGCAACGTTTATCATTGCGAACTTCGGACTGGCAAACATTATAGCTTATTCTGTACCGGTTTTAATGTTCCTGTATCCGCTCGCGATTGTGCTGATGCTTTTGACGTTTTTGTCTCCATTGTTTAATCATGCACGGTTGGTTTATCGTTCAACAACTGCTGTTACGTTTTTGATCAGTATTTTTGATGGACTTAAAGCGTTCTGTGAGTCACTGGGAATAGCATATTTCAGCTGGATGCAGCCTGTTATTGCTTTCTATGAACAAACGTTGCCTCTGTACAGTCAGGGACTTGGGTGGCTGCTGCCGGCTGTTGTTGTGATTGCCGTCACCGGAACTATCAGCCGTATGCAAAAAACAGCTGCAGTTCATGCATCATAA
- a CDS encoding GntR family transcriptional regulator, translated as MPIPSNHSKPVRLSAKENAFNQLQQWIIDGTLLPGEKLNDNELADALGTSRTPIRESLQLLEARGFVKMYPGKATQVTEIEREAIKDLLPPLAALQSLSAELAIDRLTGEHLTQLENINNRFAEAIQSSNGYAALKVDEEFHQVIVDITKNTYIQGIVESLQAHVRRHFFHNSIVLTEKSIDDHKTIITSMKHGNKEKAVAVMKENWLRTLQKF; from the coding sequence ATGCCAATACCTTCAAATCATTCAAAACCTGTGCGTCTGTCTGCAAAAGAGAATGCATTCAATCAACTTCAGCAATGGATTATTGATGGAACACTGCTTCCCGGCGAAAAATTAAATGATAACGAACTGGCCGATGCATTAGGAACTAGCAGAACACCAATCCGTGAGTCGTTACAGCTTCTGGAAGCACGAGGTTTTGTTAAGATGTATCCCGGAAAAGCCACACAAGTGACTGAAATTGAACGGGAAGCCATTAAAGACCTGCTTCCACCATTGGCAGCATTACAATCACTTTCCGCCGAACTAGCAATTGACCGCTTGACTGGCGAGCACCTCACACAACTCGAAAACATCAACAATCGCTTTGCAGAAGCAATCCAGTCCAGTAACGGTTATGCTGCATTAAAAGTCGATGAAGAGTTTCACCAGGTGATTGTTGATATTACGAAAAACACTTATATCCAGGGAATAGTGGAATCATTACAGGCACATGTTCGCAGGCATTTTTTCCATAATTCCATTGTCTTAACCGAAAAATCAATTGATGATCACAAGACCATTATTACTTCCATGAAACATGGCAACAAGGAAAAAGCTGTAGCCGTCATGAAAGAAAACTGGCTGCGGACACTCCAAAAGTTTTAG
- a CDS encoding cytidine deaminase produces the protein MLRVKPIENRDYELIQKAEKVIEDNYRYGRHHIGSAVRTTSGNIFSAVHVEANVGRITVCGEAMAIGKSISEGEHEFDTIVAVAHPHPHESIEKCWVVSPCGMCRELISDYGKDTDVIISYNGQLVKCNVMELLPEKYTSDTE, from the coding sequence ATGTTAAGAGTGAAACCTATCGAAAATCGGGATTACGAATTGATTCAGAAGGCGGAAAAAGTAATTGAAGATAATTACAGGTATGGACGGCACCACATTGGTTCAGCAGTTAGAACAACTTCGGGAAATATATTTTCAGCAGTTCACGTTGAGGCGAACGTGGGCAGAATAACGGTATGTGGGGAAGCAATGGCAATTGGAAAGTCAATCTCGGAAGGAGAACATGAATTTGACACGATTGTAGCGGTTGCTCATCCCCATCCACACGAAAGTATAGAAAAGTGTTGGGTAGTATCTCCGTGTGGTATGTGTCGGGAGTTAATAAGTGATTACGGTAAAGACACTGATGTGATTATTTCTTATAACGGTCAATTGGTAAAGTGTAATGTGATGGAATTATTACCAGAAAAATATACAAGTGATACTGAATAA
- a CDS encoding GOLPH3/VPS74 family protein, with amino-acid sequence MFTIAEELLLLAMDDEKGTVIFSASDSLNYGLAGAILAELTILERIELNDKKVVVINEEKTGVTFLDSVLTEIKQSDKSKKVDDWINRINSKMGQLRQDMIQLLVEKGILKEEEKKILWIFNQSTYPTDQKIPEQEIRNRVHASLFGDKKPNARTAMLLSLIKSCNLVDEVFSKAEKKEATKRMDNIIKNHDYGKAVKASIEEMQTAVIVACTTVVIFTNN; translated from the coding sequence ATGTTTACCATTGCTGAGGAATTATTATTGCTTGCTATGGACGATGAGAAAGGAACGGTTATTTTCTCAGCTTCTGATTCATTAAATTATGGATTAGCTGGGGCTATTCTTGCAGAACTGACAATATTGGAACGTATTGAACTGAATGATAAAAAGGTTGTCGTCATTAATGAAGAAAAAACAGGTGTAACGTTTCTTGACAGTGTATTAACCGAAATAAAGCAATCTGATAAGAGTAAGAAGGTTGATGACTGGATTAATCGTATTAATAGCAAAATGGGACAGTTGAGGCAGGACATGATACAATTGCTCGTGGAAAAGGGTATATTAAAGGAAGAAGAAAAAAAGATACTATGGATTTTTAATCAAAGCACGTATCCGACTGATCAAAAAATACCTGAACAGGAAATTCGAAACAGGGTTCATGCAAGTTTATTTGGGGACAAAAAGCCAAATGCAAGAACTGCTATGTTATTAAGCTTGATCAAATCATGTAATCTGGTCGATGAAGTATTTTCAAAAGCTGAAAAGAAAGAAGCAACAAAGCGCATGGATAATATTATTAAAAATCATGATTACGGTAAAGCTGTGAAAGCATCCATCGAAGAAATGCAAACAGCAGTAATTGTTGCGTGTACAACCGTTGTTATATTTACAAATAATTGA